The following proteins are encoded in a genomic region of Candidatus Zixiibacteriota bacterium:
- a CDS encoding acetyl-CoA carboxylase biotin carboxyl carrier protein subunit, whose product MRRYMVSVDGKDFDIEIKYRSEKYYLTCNGRKIETVTNLLGESRALLLIDGESHEVDVRSNGYDTSRTVFMKGMEIPVSIEDYNLAQLRKAAGMSSGVTVAKILKAAMPGLVLEVKVQSGDEVTKGQPLIVLEAMKMENIIKAQGKGTVKAVHVESGGAVEKGDSLLEFE is encoded by the coding sequence ATGCGCCGCTATATGGTCAGCGTCGATGGCAAGGATTTCGATATCGAAATCAAGTATCGCTCCGAAAAATATTATCTCACTTGTAATGGGCGAAAGATCGAAACAGTCACGAATCTATTGGGCGAGAGTCGTGCCTTGTTACTCATAGACGGCGAATCTCATGAAGTAGATGTTCGATCGAATGGTTACGATACATCCCGTACTGTTTTCATGAAGGGGATGGAAATCCCAGTATCAATCGAAGACTACAACTTGGCCCAACTGCGGAAAGCGGCGGGGATGTCATCTGGCGTAACGGTTGCCAAAATCCTCAAAGCGGCTATGCCCGGGCTTGTCCTGGAAGTGAAAGTCCAATCGGGTGATGAGGTCACAAAAGGGCAGCCGTTGATCGTTCTGGAGGCAATGAAGATGGAGAATATCATCAAAGCTCAAGGGAAGGGCACTGTCAAAGCCGTTCATGTCGAGAGTGGTGGGGCGGTGGAAAAGGGTGATTCATTGCTGGAGTTTGAATAG
- a CDS encoding acyl-CoA dehydrogenase, with protein TIENVKAPTENQLGDTGKGFRIAMNTLDGARIGVAAQSTGISQRALDESIKYAKNRVAFDAPIAKLQAIRWMIADMATRTEAARLMTYKAAKLQDDGQPYSMEAAQAKMYSSEVANFCVDRAMQIHSGYGYIGEFSVIEKLYRDQRVTEIYEGTNEVQRLVIAGAVIGR; from the coding sequence TCACCATAGAGAATGTTAAAGCCCCGACGGAGAACCAGTTGGGTGACACCGGCAAAGGTTTTAGAATCGCCATGAACACCCTCGACGGTGCCCGCATCGGTGTTGCCGCCCAGTCTACCGGGATTTCGCAGAGAGCCTTGGATGAGTCGATCAAGTATGCTAAAAACCGGGTGGCCTTCGATGCCCCAATTGCCAAACTGCAAGCGATCCGGTGGATGATCGCTGACATGGCCACACGGACGGAAGCAGCCCGACTAATGACCTACAAAGCGGCCAAGCTACAGGATGATGGTCAGCCTTATTCCATGGAAGCGGCCCAGGCCAAAATGTATTCCTCCGAAGTGGCCAACTTCTGTGTTGATCGAGCCATGCAGATTCATTCCGGTTACGGATACATCGGTGAGTTCTCGGTAATCGAGAAATTGTATCGCGATCAGCGAGTTACCGAAATCTACGAAGGCACCAACGAGGTTCAACGTCTCGTGATCGCGGGTGCCGTCATCGGTCGATGA
- a CDS encoding prepilin-type N-terminal cleavage/methylation domain-containing protein: protein MFSKFHSRKGFTLIELMIVVVIIGILAALAIPRFMQATVKSKQSEAKGILKQIYTMERTYRQENGAYLACADAAALLGIGVEVPTTAIYTYSVATAGNGFTGTGVANLDDDATVDTWTIDEDGLLQCTIDDVTT from the coding sequence ATGTTCTCAAAGTTTCACAGTCGCAAGGGTTTTACACTGATCGAGCTGATGATTGTGGTCGTCATCATTGGTATTCTGGCCGCTCTCGCTATCCCGCGTTTTATGCAAGCTACAGTGAAGTCCAAGCAGTCTGAAGCCAAGGGTATTCTGAAGCAGATCTACACCATGGAACGCACCTATCGTCAGGAAAACGGAGCCTACCTGGCCTGTGCTGACGCTGCTGCTCTTCTCGGTATTGGTGTGGAAGTTCCAACCACGGCGATCTATACATATAGTGTAGCAACCGCCGGTAATGGTTTCACGGGCACGGGGGTCGCGAACCTGGATGACGATGCCACGGTTGATACCTGGACGATTGATGAGGATGGTCTGCTGCAATGCACTATTGACGACGTCACGACCTAA
- a CDS encoding acyl-CoA carboxylase subunit beta produces the protein MSFEDKLNQLEQMRAKARLGGGEKRIEAQHKKGKLTARERIELLVDPRSFEEFDMFVTHRSSDFGLDKQRILGDGVVTGCGKVNGRLVYVFSQDFTVFGGSLSEAHAEKICKIMDMAMKVGAPVIGLNDSGGARIQEGVVSLGGYADIFLRNTLASGVVPQLSAVLGPCAGGAVYSPAITDFVLMTKGTSYMFVTGPNVVKTVTHEVVTSEELGGAMTHASKSGVAHFACENEADVIAKLKRLLGYMPQNNCEEPPWEECNDPLDREDADLNRIVPENPNQPYDIKEVIEHIMDQGSFLEVHADFAENIVVGFARLGGRSIGIIANQPAVLAGVLDINSSAKGARFIRFCDAFNIPILTFEDVPGFLPGTDQEHGGIIKEGAKLLFAYCEATVPKVTVITRKAYGGAYDVMNSKHVRGDMNYAWPTAEIAVMGSQGAVEIIFRKDIAEAKDAEAELKRLTDDYREKFANPFAAAARGYVDDVIEPKTTRPRLIRAFEMLETKKDTNPAKKHGNIPL, from the coding sequence ATGTCATTTGAAGACAAACTAAACCAACTGGAGCAGATGCGAGCCAAGGCCCGTTTGGGTGGTGGCGAGAAACGCATTGAGGCCCAACACAAGAAGGGCAAACTGACCGCTCGCGAGCGAATCGAACTACTGGTCGATCCCCGATCGTTCGAGGAGTTCGATATGTTTGTCACCCATCGATCATCGGATTTCGGGCTGGACAAACAGCGTATCCTCGGCGACGGCGTCGTTACCGGCTGCGGCAAGGTCAACGGACGACTGGTGTATGTTTTCTCCCAGGATTTTACTGTTTTCGGCGGCTCACTTTCGGAGGCTCACGCCGAGAAGATCTGCAAAATCATGGATATGGCCATGAAAGTTGGTGCCCCTGTGATCGGCCTCAACGATTCTGGCGGGGCACGTATTCAAGAGGGCGTCGTATCGCTGGGTGGCTATGCCGACATCTTCCTGCGCAACACCCTTGCCTCGGGCGTAGTGCCGCAACTGTCGGCTGTGCTTGGTCCCTGTGCCGGGGGAGCTGTCTACAGCCCGGCTATTACCGATTTCGTTTTGATGACCAAGGGAACGTCGTACATGTTCGTGACGGGTCCGAATGTTGTCAAGACGGTTACGCACGAAGTGGTCACATCCGAGGAACTCGGCGGTGCCATGACCCATGCCTCTAAATCCGGCGTAGCGCATTTTGCCTGTGAGAATGAGGCGGATGTTATTGCCAAGCTCAAGCGTCTCCTGGGCTATATGCCCCAGAACAACTGCGAAGAGCCGCCCTGGGAAGAATGCAACGACCCGCTCGACCGCGAAGATGCAGACCTTAATCGCATCGTGCCGGAGAATCCCAATCAGCCATACGATATCAAAGAAGTCATCGAACATATTATGGACCAGGGATCATTTCTTGAGGTCCATGCCGATTTTGCCGAGAACATTGTAGTTGGTTTCGCTCGCCTGGGCGGTCGGTCAATCGGCATCATTGCCAATCAACCCGCGGTGTTGGCAGGTGTGCTCGATATCAACTCATCGGCTAAAGGAGCGCGATTTATTCGATTCTGCGACGCTTTCAATATTCCGATTCTGACTTTCGAAGATGTCCCCGGTTTCCTACCCGGTACCGATCAGGAACATGGCGGTATAATCAAGGAAGGTGCCAAGCTGTTGTTTGCCTACTGCGAGGCGACCGTGCCCAAGGTGACGGTGATAACCCGTAAGGCATATGGCGGGGCGTATGATGTTATGAACAGCAAACACGTTCGTGGTGATATGAACTATGCCTGGCCAACGGCGGAAATTGCAGTGATGGGCTCACAAGGAGCGGTCGAGATTATTTTCAGGAAGGACATTGCCGAGGCCAAAGATGCCGAGGCGGAACTGAAACGTCTGACCGATGATTACCGCGAGAAATTTGCCAATCCGTTCGCCGCCGCGGCGCGCGGGTATGTTGATGATGTCATCGAACCAAAGACAACTCGACCGCGACTGATACGGGCGTTCGAAATGCTGGAAACGAAAAAGGACACCAACCCCGCCAAGAAGCACGGGAATATTCCGCTATAG
- a CDS encoding GAF domain-containing protein, producing MRHPSRGTNRQPSCYQGESVTSDRRPKLIQTIRDQIATKDNETDILRTAAELIDNFSEDFNWTGFYMLRGSTLEIGPYVGPETPHTHIELNSGICGAAASQKRSVIVDDVNADPRFLACSLTTRSEIVVPLLEEDECIGEIDIDSNRPANFTDDDRKMLEEIATIIVDRLASATRR from the coding sequence ATGCGCCATCCCTCCAGAGGTACCAATCGCCAACCTTCATGCTATCAGGGAGAGTCTGTGACAAGCGACCGACGTCCTAAATTGATCCAGACAATAAGGGATCAGATCGCCACCAAGGATAACGAAACCGATATCCTTCGCACAGCGGCAGAACTAATCGACAATTTCTCCGAAGATTTCAACTGGACCGGCTTCTATATGTTACGGGGCAGTACCCTGGAGATAGGTCCTTACGTCGGTCCGGAAACGCCCCATACCCACATTGAACTCAACTCCGGTATTTGCGGCGCAGCAGCCTCACAGAAAAGAAGTGTCATCGTTGATGATGTTAATGCCGACCCGCGCTTCCTCGCCTGCTCGCTGACAACGAGATCCGAGATTGTTGTACCTCTTTTGGAGGAAGATGAGTGTATCGGGGAAATTGATATTGATTCCAATCGCCCGGCCAACTTCACCGATGACGACCGCAAGATGCTGGAGGAGATCGCTACAATCATAGTGGATCGGCTGGCGTCTGCGACTAGGCGTTAA
- a CDS encoding methylmalonyl-CoA mutase gives MAEEIRETTSGIEIPVTVTGDNVPVDRAVPSHAGKYPYTRGVYPSMYRGRLWTMRQYAGFGTATETNRRFKYLLEKGQTGLSVAFDLATQIGYDSDHPMAAGEVGRTGVAIDSLKDMETLFKGIPLDKVSTSMTINSTAVILLAMYIAVGKKQGVPPDKLMGTIQNDVLKEFIARGTYILPPGPSMKIVTDIFEYAHKHLPRYNTISISGYHIREAGATAVQEIAFTLSDAIAYVEAALAAGLDIDQFAPRLSFFFAAHNDLFEEVAKFRAARTIWAEIVKEKFGARNDKSMLLRFHAQTGGSTLTAQQPENNIVRTTVQALAAVLGGTQSLHTNSFDEALALPTEHSAEIALRTQQLLAFESGTANTVDPLAGSYYVEYLTTELRRKTQALMTEIDRRGGSVSCIESGYFRDEIARSAYEHQKRIEADKAVVVGVNRFVSENVEIPSILKVDPHLEQDQVRSLGELRQTRDQEMVHNCLQKIAEAADRGDNVVSPVVEAVEQYATVGEISNVFRKVWGEHVDCR, from the coding sequence GTGGCAGAGGAGATCAGGGAAACAACGTCGGGGATTGAAATCCCTGTCACCGTCACTGGCGACAACGTCCCGGTCGATAGGGCTGTGCCGTCACACGCCGGGAAATATCCGTACACGCGCGGTGTCTATCCCAGCATGTATCGCGGGCGTCTCTGGACGATGCGCCAGTACGCCGGCTTTGGTACCGCCACCGAGACCAATCGTCGTTTCAAGTATCTTCTGGAAAAAGGCCAAACCGGCCTGTCAGTCGCTTTTGATCTGGCCACCCAGATAGGGTACGATTCGGATCATCCGATGGCGGCGGGCGAAGTAGGCCGCACCGGGGTCGCTATTGACTCACTTAAGGATATGGAAACATTGTTTAAGGGCATCCCATTAGACAAGGTCTCCACCTCGATGACGATCAACTCCACCGCCGTTATTCTACTGGCGATGTATATCGCTGTTGGTAAAAAACAGGGGGTACCGCCCGACAAGTTGATGGGGACGATCCAAAACGATGTTCTCAAGGAATTCATCGCACGCGGCACTTATATCCTGCCTCCGGGACCGTCGATGAAAATCGTCACCGACATCTTCGAATACGCCCACAAACATCTACCTCGTTATAATACGATTTCGATTTCAGGTTATCATATCCGTGAGGCCGGTGCGACGGCAGTACAGGAGATCGCGTTTACATTATCCGACGCCATTGCCTACGTAGAAGCGGCTCTGGCGGCTGGGCTGGATATAGATCAATTCGCACCTCGCCTGTCTTTTTTCTTCGCGGCTCACAATGATCTGTTTGAGGAAGTAGCCAAGTTCCGAGCGGCGCGTACGATCTGGGCAGAAATTGTCAAAGAGAAATTCGGAGCCAGGAATGACAAATCGATGCTTCTGCGTTTTCATGCCCAGACTGGCGGTTCAACTTTGACCGCTCAGCAGCCTGAGAACAACATTGTCCGAACTACTGTGCAGGCTTTGGCGGCGGTATTGGGTGGCACACAGTCATTGCATACAAATTCGTTTGACGAAGCACTGGCTTTGCCCACTGAGCATTCGGCGGAGATCGCTTTGCGGACTCAGCAGTTGCTTGCATTCGAATCCGGTACAGCCAACACTGTGGACCCTCTGGCCGGATCCTACTATGTGGAATATCTTACGACCGAACTCCGACGAAAAACACAGGCGCTAATGACAGAGATTGATCGCCGTGGTGGATCGGTCAGTTGTATCGAGAGCGGATATTTCCGTGACGAGATTGCCCGTTCTGCGTATGAACACCAGAAGCGAATTGAGGCCGACAAGGCTGTGGTTGTCGGTGTGAACCGATTTGTCTCCGAGAATGTCGAGATTCCGAGCATTCTGAAAGTCGATCCGCATCTTGAGCAGGATCAGGTGCGTTCCCTTGGTGAGTTGCGCCAAACACGAGATCAAGAAATGGTACACAACTGTTTGCAGAAGATTGCTGAAGCCGCCGATAGGGGAGACAACGTCGTTAGTCCGGTCGTCGAGGCAGTTGAGCAATATGCTACTGTTGGAGAAATATCTAATGTCTTTAGGAAGGTGTGGGGTGAACATGTCGATTGTCGTTAG
- a CDS encoding MBL fold metallo-hydrolase — protein sequence MFGVIPKRMWNRLIPADENNLVPMVTNLFVLRAHGKVMVFDIGIGDTLSDMEKKIYGIEGNSMLESGLQGLGLSVEDIDVLILTHLHTDHAGGAVRKEGDAFVPRFPNAKCFISRQEWADALNPNERTGAVYIPARYQALEEAGQVELIDPDVELFPGIRAVHTGGHTDGHFGLQIESQGNKLWYYADIFCTSVHMAVPFVPATDLYPLDTMEAKRRALPEIVNDSVIVAFDHDVNMPFGRVTQEGRKVKVEAFDG from the coding sequence ATGTTTGGGGTAATTCCCAAACGAATGTGGAACCGGCTCATTCCGGCTGATGAGAACAATCTTGTTCCGATGGTCACCAATCTGTTTGTTCTTCGGGCGCACGGGAAGGTGATGGTATTCGATATCGGTATCGGAGACACGCTGTCTGACATGGAGAAAAAAATCTACGGTATCGAAGGAAACTCGATGCTCGAATCCGGTCTGCAAGGACTGGGTTTGTCGGTCGAAGATATCGATGTTCTGATTTTGACTCATCTACATACGGATCACGCTGGAGGAGCAGTCAGGAAAGAAGGCGATGCCTTCGTGCCGCGTTTCCCGAATGCGAAGTGTTTTATTAGTCGTCAGGAATGGGCCGATGCGCTCAATCCGAATGAACGCACAGGAGCGGTGTATATCCCGGCGCGTTATCAGGCACTGGAGGAAGCCGGCCAGGTCGAGTTGATTGATCCCGATGTGGAACTGTTCCCCGGTATTCGGGCAGTACATACAGGCGGACACACGGATGGACATTTCGGGCTACAGATCGAGTCACAAGGCAACAAGCTCTGGTACTATGCCGATATTTTCTGCACCTCGGTCCATATGGCGGTACCGTTTGTTCCGGCGACGGACCTGTATCCGTTGGACACAATGGAAGCAAAGCGGCGAGCATTGCCGGAGATTGTCAACGATAGTGTAATCGTGGCGTTTGACCATGATGTCAACATGCCCTTTGGGCGCGTCACGCAGGAGGGAAGAAAGGTGAAGGTAGAAGCGTTTGATGGTTGA
- the mce gene encoding methylmalonyl-CoA epimerase, whose product MCSNSLISHVGIAVADFEEAVERYRILTGDRQPHIVEVTDQQVKVAIFSTNDSAIESIEGRIELVSPISEKSPVARFLKKKGEGLHHICIFVDNLEEKLTELKASGIRLIDEFPRIGAEGNRIAFVHPAGMNGVLIELEERLR is encoded by the coding sequence GTGTGTTCAAATAGTCTCATTTCTCATGTGGGTATTGCCGTAGCCGACTTCGAGGAGGCTGTGGAGCGGTATCGAATTCTGACCGGCGACAGGCAGCCACATATTGTGGAGGTGACCGACCAACAGGTCAAGGTGGCTATATTCTCAACGAATGACAGTGCGATTGAGAGCATTGAGGGACGTATCGAACTGGTGTCACCGATTTCTGAAAAAAGTCCCGTGGCCAGATTCTTGAAGAAGAAGGGGGAGGGGCTGCATCATATTTGTATCTTTGTGGACAATCTCGAAGAGAAGCTGACCGAACTCAAGGCTTCCGGTATACGACTCATCGACGAATTCCCGCGAATAGGAGCTGAAGGAAACCGGATTGCTTTTGTTCATCCCGCCGGTATGAATGGTGTTCTGATCGAGTTGGAGGAACGCCTGCGCTAA
- a CDS encoding BlaI/MecI/CopY family transcriptional regulator yields MANKKSFYFDPEASGPAIFLGPTEAALMEIAWSKNEITVKLALVFLGNKTPRAYTTVMTVLGNLTTKSLLSRRRSGRSFVYQPVVSREAFLRAKANIVQSCLKRNFVDT; encoded by the coding sequence ATGGCCAATAAGAAATCGTTCTATTTTGATCCCGAGGCATCCGGTCCGGCTATTTTTCTGGGACCGACCGAAGCTGCCCTGATGGAAATCGCCTGGAGCAAGAATGAGATTACGGTCAAGCTGGCTTTGGTGTTCTTAGGCAACAAGACACCGCGAGCCTACACGACTGTAATGACGGTTCTGGGGAACCTGACTACCAAAAGCCTTTTGTCCCGACGGCGATCAGGGCGTAGTTTTGTTTACCAGCCTGTCGTCAGCCGGGAGGCGTTTCTTCGGGCCAAGGCAAACATAGTACAATCCTGCCTCAAACGAAATTTCGTGGATACATAG
- a CDS encoding sigma-54 dependent transcriptional regulator, giving the protein MLTRILVIDDEDSMCSFMEIMLTKEGYEVDTANSGREGLSYIEDHGYDLVIADLNMPEMTGIDVLREARDLRKDQDFVVMTAYASVDTAIEAMKQGAVDYITKPFKVDEIKLVIEKCISRRSLVKENTSLKKQLQSNSSFDNFIGSSETIIALKKLAGRVASSDATVLIRGESGTGKDLIARAIHSHSPRGNGPFITINCAALPENLLESELFGHKKGAFTGAIRDKDGLFKVADGGTFFLDEVGNTSINIQVKLLRVLEDRMITPVGDTKPINVDVRLIAATNANLEEEVKAKRFRADLFYRLNVIPVQIPPLRERREDIDLLASHFVSKYCRKLDLAIKNIDEDAMEILRSYHWPGNVRELENTIERAVLLSRSDRLGPDDFPERVQTSGDVELVAEKSPANPTLESIEKAYIHFVMSQTGGKKAEAARILGIDTSTLYRKIDRYDLTDFPSRKATGRKKTSSGK; this is encoded by the coding sequence ATGTTGACCCGTATACTAGTGATAGATGATGAAGACTCTATGTGTAGCTTCATGGAGATCATGCTCACTAAAGAAGGCTATGAAGTCGATACGGCCAACTCTGGCCGGGAGGGGCTGTCATATATAGAGGATCATGGCTATGACCTTGTGATTGCTGATTTGAATATGCCTGAGATGACCGGTATCGATGTTCTTCGTGAGGCTCGAGATTTGCGGAAGGATCAGGACTTTGTCGTGATGACCGCGTATGCCTCGGTTGATACGGCCATTGAGGCGATGAAGCAGGGTGCTGTCGACTACATTACCAAACCGTTCAAAGTTGACGAAATCAAGCTGGTGATCGAAAAGTGCATCAGCCGACGGAGCTTGGTCAAAGAGAACACGAGCTTGAAAAAACAGCTCCAAAGTAACAGCTCATTTGATAACTTCATTGGATCATCGGAAACAATCATCGCTCTCAAAAAACTGGCTGGACGGGTAGCTTCTTCGGATGCTACCGTCCTGATCCGAGGTGAGTCAGGTACCGGTAAGGACCTGATTGCCAGAGCCATACATAGCCATTCCCCCCGAGGCAACGGTCCGTTTATTACGATCAATTGCGCCGCCCTCCCCGAGAACTTGCTCGAATCCGAACTATTTGGGCACAAAAAAGGAGCCTTCACGGGTGCCATCAGGGACAAAGACGGGTTGTTCAAGGTTGCCGACGGAGGAACCTTCTTTCTTGACGAAGTTGGGAACACCTCGATAAACATCCAGGTGAAGCTGCTGCGCGTTCTGGAAGATCGGATGATTACTCCTGTGGGCGACACCAAACCGATCAACGTCGATGTTCGCTTGATTGCCGCTACCAATGCCAATCTCGAAGAAGAAGTGAAAGCCAAACGATTCCGAGCAGACCTGTTCTATCGCCTCAATGTTATCCCTGTACAAATCCCCCCCTTGCGAGAACGACGGGAAGATATCGATCTGCTGGCAAGCCACTTTGTCTCGAAGTACTGCCGCAAATTGGATTTGGCTATCAAGAACATAGATGAAGACGCGATGGAAATTCTTCGGAGCTATCACTGGCCCGGGAATGTCAGGGAACTGGAAAACACGATTGAGCGGGCTGTTCTTCTTAGCCGTTCAGATAGGTTGGGACCGGATGATTTCCCTGAGCGCGTGCAAACCTCCGGGGACGTCGAACTTGTAGCGGAAAAATCCCCGGCCAATCCTACTCTCGAATCGATCGAGAAAGCCTACATCCATTTTGTTATGAGCCAGACCGGAGGAAAGAAGGCTGAGGCGGCCCGGATTCTCGGCATAGATACTTCAACCCTCTATAGAAAAATAGACCGGTACGATTTAACGGATTTCCCGAGCCGCAAGGCTACTGGCAGGAAAAAGACCAGCAGTGGGAAATAG
- the accC gene encoding acetyl-CoA carboxylase biotin carboxylase subunit yields MTQKINKILVANRGEIAVRVMRACRDLDISSVAVFSDCDQTAYHVRMADEAYNIGPAPSTESYLNQNNIIDVAKQCGADAIHPGYGFLAENAEFAQRCIDEGLIFIGPKPETIRDLGDKLVARKMAINANLPITPGARLEGKKSAEIGKLAEEIGYPVLVKAAAGGGGKGMRVVESPELLDEALETAAREAKSAFGDGRVYMEKYLTRPRHIEIQILCDQHNNAIHLCERECSIQRRHQKVIEESPSPLMTPELREKMGSAAVSIALESGYVGAGTVEFLVDEDMSFYFLEVNTRLQVEHPVTEMVTGLDLVKEQIAVAEGSKLPFEQDDISLSGHAIECRIYAENPEEGFMPSTGTLKNYRLPSGPGVRVDSGVVIFNEIPIYYDPMIAKMIVWGRNREEAIARTKRALEEYRISGVKTTIGFHRVVMDNAKFVAGDISTNFLHEEYPDNNYTPLDDNLREKAAIAAALETYIRERKIAVSSGSERRHSNWNAIHRRSLKHFGGSR; encoded by the coding sequence ATGACCCAAAAGATAAACAAAATCCTCGTCGCCAACAGGGGCGAAATTGCAGTCAGAGTGATGCGCGCTTGCCGTGACCTCGATATTTCGTCGGTAGCCGTTTTTTCCGATTGCGACCAGACGGCCTACCATGTTCGCATGGCTGATGAGGCATACAATATCGGTCCTGCCCCCTCGACCGAGAGCTACCTGAATCAGAATAACATCATCGACGTTGCCAAACAATGCGGCGCGGATGCGATTCACCCCGGCTATGGTTTCCTTGCCGAGAATGCCGAGTTCGCTCAACGGTGTATTGACGAAGGTTTAATATTCATCGGACCGAAACCGGAGACGATCCGCGACCTGGGGGACAAACTGGTGGCCCGTAAGATGGCCATCAACGCCAACCTGCCCATCACACCCGGAGCACGACTGGAAGGGAAGAAGTCTGCCGAGATAGGCAAGCTTGCCGAAGAGATCGGCTATCCTGTTCTGGTTAAGGCAGCCGCAGGTGGAGGTGGCAAGGGGATGCGCGTCGTGGAATCACCGGAGTTGCTTGACGAGGCGTTGGAGACTGCGGCGCGTGAGGCCAAATCCGCTTTCGGCGACGGTCGAGTATACATGGAAAAATATCTCACCCGTCCTCGTCATATCGAAATCCAGATTCTCTGTGATCAGCACAACAACGCCATTCATCTTTGTGAACGGGAATGCTCAATACAACGGCGGCACCAGAAAGTAATCGAGGAATCGCCCTCGCCTTTGATGACTCCTGAGCTTCGCGAAAAGATGGGTTCAGCGGCAGTCAGTATCGCTCTCGAAAGTGGATATGTTGGTGCGGGGACCGTTGAGTTTCTCGTCGACGAGGACATGTCTTTCTATTTTCTGGAAGTTAACACACGGCTTCAGGTTGAACATCCGGTCACGGAAATGGTTACTGGTCTTGATCTCGTCAAGGAACAGATCGCCGTTGCCGAAGGCAGCAAGCTGCCTTTCGAGCAGGATGACATTTCATTATCGGGTCATGCCATTGAGTGCCGCATCTATGCAGAGAATCCCGAAGAGGGTTTTATGCCCAGCACCGGCACACTGAAAAACTACCGTCTCCCTTCAGGGCCGGGAGTGCGGGTAGATTCCGGCGTTGTCATTTTCAACGAAATTCCGATCTACTACGACCCCATGATTGCCAAGATGATCGTGTGGGGACGGAATCGCGAGGAGGCTATCGCCCGCACCAAACGCGCTCTGGAGGAATACCGAATATCGGGCGTCAAGACGACTATCGGTTTCCATAGAGTAGTGATGGACAATGCGAAGTTTGTTGCCGGGGATATTTCAACGAATTTCCTTCATGAGGAATATCCCGACAACAACTACACACCGCTTGATGACAACCTGCGCGAGAAAGCAGCAATTGCGGCTGCATTGGAAACGTATATTAGAGAGCGCAAGATTGCAGTCAGCTCCGGAAGTGAGCGGAGACATTCCAACTGGAATGCGATTCACCGTCGTAGTCTCAAACATTTCGGAGGGAGTCGATAA
- a CDS encoding prepilin-type N-terminal cleavage/methylation domain-containing protein → MIARYRSERGFTLIELMIVVVIIGILAALAIPRFMQATVKTKQSEAKAILKQIYVNQRTYRQQSMGNAYYQPGGQASAGDPNAFGEIWIEIQPHARYTFTINVAGAGFTATATANLDEDATIDTWTVDETGAIACAISDVTG, encoded by the coding sequence ATGATAGCCAGATATCGATCGGAGCGTGGATTCACATTAATCGAACTGATGATTGTAGTCGTCATCATAGGCATACTTGCTGCCCTGGCGATTCCTCGTTTTATGCAGGCTACGGTCAAGACCAAGCAGAGCGAGGCCAAGGCTATTCTCAAGCAGATATATGTCAACCAGCGAACATATCGTCAGCAGTCGATGGGTAATGCCTATTATCAACCGGGAGGACAAGCCTCAGCAGGGGATCCCAACGCGTTTGGAGAAATATGGATAGAGATCCAACCTCACGCCCGCTACACCTTCACTATCAACGTTGCGGGAGCCGGATTCACTGCCACGGCTACCGCCAATCTTGATGAGGATGCTACTATTGATACCTGGACAGTTGATGAGACGGGAGCTATTGCCTGTGCCATTAGCGATGTCACTGGATAA